A section of the Agromyces aurantiacus genome encodes:
- a CDS encoding aldo/keto reductase — translation MTAHAYALADGNTIPAIGLGTYGLNDQSGVEAIVSAIHDGYRLLDTAYNYGNEEVVAEAIRRSEVDRSDLFVTTKLPGRHHGTEETLASFEQSRRRLDLDWVDLYLIHWPNPRRDRYVDSWRSMIKLKERGVVRSIGVSNFTPAMLDRLVAETGLMPVVNQVELHPYFPQAELRAYHLEHSIRTESWSPLAKRSELLAEPVIVEIAARHGATPAQVVLAWHLALGSVPIPKSADAERRRQNLDVFDLELDAAEVDAITGLERGRLWGADPDVHEEL, via the coding sequence ATGACCGCCCATGCGTACGCGCTCGCCGACGGCAACACGATCCCCGCGATCGGGCTGGGCACGTACGGGTTGAACGACCAGAGCGGCGTGGAGGCCATCGTCTCGGCCATCCACGACGGCTACCGGCTGCTCGACACCGCCTACAACTACGGCAATGAAGAGGTGGTGGCCGAGGCCATCCGCCGTTCCGAGGTCGACCGCAGCGACCTGTTCGTCACGACCAAGCTGCCCGGCCGGCACCACGGCACGGAGGAGACCCTCGCGAGCTTCGAGCAGTCGCGCCGGCGCCTCGACCTGGACTGGGTCGACCTCTACCTCATCCACTGGCCGAACCCGCGACGGGACCGCTACGTCGACAGCTGGCGCTCGATGATCAAGCTGAAGGAGCGCGGCGTCGTCCGCTCCATCGGCGTGTCGAACTTCACGCCCGCGATGCTCGATCGGCTCGTGGCCGAGACCGGCCTCATGCCCGTCGTGAACCAGGTCGAGCTGCACCCGTACTTCCCGCAGGCCGAGCTGCGGGCGTACCACCTCGAGCACTCGATCCGCACCGAGAGCTGGAGCCCCCTGGCCAAGCGCAGCGAGCTGCTGGCCGAGCCGGTGATCGTCGAGATCGCGGCCCGCCACGGCGCGACGCCCGCGCAGGTCGTGCTCGCGTGGCACCTCGCGCTCGGTTCGGTGCCCATCCCCAAGTCGGCCGACGCCGAGCGGCGCCGCCAGAACCTCGACGTGTTCGACCTCGAGCTCGACGCGGCCGAGGTCGACGCGATCACCGGGCTCGAGCGCGGGCGGCTCTGGGGCGCCGACCCCGACGTGCACGAGGAGCTCTAG
- a CDS encoding APC family permease — translation MSSRTLDAAPSADATTRRHGGLGLVQGTALYIASVLGTGILVLPGLAAQKAGPASILAVGAVLVLSIPLAGTFAALASRFPDPGGVASYVRRALGPTAARMTGYWFFFGVCVGAPVVAILGGEYVVAVLGVDRSAVPVIGFAVFLPPFVANWFGVRVAGWVQFALTGLLLAVVVGVVAVTFPAADPSNFTPFLPNGWAGVGVAISLFVWAFAGWEVGTHIAGEFRDPKRTIPLATGIAIVVVGAGYLALQFATVAVLGDRAGESQVPLLDLVETTAPGIGSVLVAIVAAIVTVGVVNAYLPAFGKLGAALGRDGDLPRFLAKGAADGEVPRRALALTGALITLYFGLMLMNELDLTGFILIHTSNMVAIYAAGMLAATLLLRRWSFGWWLAVVATVLTAGLLVLAWQNLVVPIVLAVASVAVTIVKRARASRRERRSAAGSPAAEITEEPS, via the coding sequence GTGAGTTCGCGAACCCTGGATGCCGCGCCATCCGCCGACGCCACGACCCGGCGGCACGGCGGCCTCGGGCTCGTGCAGGGCACGGCCCTGTACATCGCGAGCGTGCTCGGCACGGGGATCCTGGTGCTGCCAGGGCTCGCCGCTCAGAAGGCCGGGCCCGCGTCGATCCTCGCGGTCGGGGCCGTGCTCGTGCTCTCGATCCCGCTCGCGGGCACGTTCGCGGCGCTGGCCTCGCGGTTCCCCGACCCCGGCGGCGTCGCGAGCTACGTGCGCCGCGCGCTCGGGCCGACCGCGGCGCGCATGACGGGGTACTGGTTCTTCTTCGGCGTGTGCGTGGGCGCGCCCGTCGTCGCGATCCTCGGCGGCGAGTACGTCGTCGCCGTGCTCGGGGTCGACCGGTCGGCGGTCCCGGTGATCGGCTTCGCGGTGTTCCTCCCGCCGTTCGTCGCCAACTGGTTCGGCGTGCGCGTCGCCGGCTGGGTGCAGTTCGCGCTCACGGGCCTGCTGCTCGCGGTCGTCGTCGGCGTGGTCGCCGTGACCTTCCCCGCGGCCGACCCGTCGAACTTCACGCCCTTCCTGCCGAACGGATGGGCCGGGGTCGGCGTCGCGATCAGCCTCTTCGTGTGGGCGTTCGCGGGCTGGGAGGTCGGCACGCACATCGCGGGGGAGTTCCGCGACCCGAAGCGCACCATCCCGCTGGCCACCGGCATCGCGATCGTGGTCGTCGGCGCGGGGTACCTCGCACTGCAGTTCGCGACGGTCGCCGTGCTCGGCGATCGCGCCGGCGAGAGCCAGGTGCCGCTGCTCGATCTCGTCGAGACGACCGCGCCCGGCATCGGCTCGGTGCTCGTGGCGATCGTCGCCGCGATCGTCACGGTCGGCGTCGTGAACGCCTACCTGCCCGCGTTCGGCAAGCTGGGTGCTGCGCTCGGACGCGACGGCGACCTGCCGCGATTCCTCGCGAAGGGCGCCGCCGACGGCGAGGTGCCGCGTCGCGCGCTCGCGCTCACCGGCGCGCTGATCACCCTGTACTTCGGCCTGATGCTCATGAACGAGCTCGACCTCACGGGCTTCATCCTGATCCACACGAGCAACATGGTGGCGATCTACGCCGCCGGCATGCTCGCGGCGACGCTGCTGCTGCGGCGCTGGTCGTTCGGGTGGTGGCTCGCGGTCGTCGCGACCGTGCTCACGGCGGGGCTGCTCGTGCTCGCGTGGCAGAACCTCGTGGTGCCCATCGTGCTTGCCGTGGCATCCGTGGCGGTCACGATCGTCAAGCGGGCGCGCGCGAGCCGACGCGAACGCCGTTCCGCAGCAGGATCCCCCGCCGCCGAGATCACTGAGGAGCCGAGTTGA
- a CDS encoding LacI family DNA-binding transcriptional regulator, which produces MPEQTQEPARTRAPSIRDVARLAGVSHQTVSRVLNHHPSIRPETKQRVLDVMAELQYKPNRAARALVTSRSRTIGILSASGTHYGPASSIAAIESAAREAGYWVSTANIESSDAGSIADGLAHLAAQGIEGLVVIAPQVRVFDTLAQLSIDVPYVSLQSTGRDPQHALSVDQIAGARLATRHLIQRGHRMIYHLAGPQDWIEAEARMRGFLDEMGAQDVPTTAPILGDWTADFGYYAGRELLTVRDFTAIFCSNDQMALGVMHAVRDAGLDIPRDVSIVGFDDIPEAAHFWPPLTTVRQDFAELGRRCVALLLGDLDPSAPEYRGTIEPELIVRGSVGAPAF; this is translated from the coding sequence ATGCCCGAGCAGACGCAGGAGCCGGCGCGGACGCGCGCGCCGAGCATCCGGGACGTCGCGCGCCTGGCCGGTGTCTCGCACCAGACCGTGTCGCGCGTGCTGAACCACCATCCCAGCATCCGCCCCGAGACCAAGCAGCGCGTGCTCGACGTCATGGCCGAGCTGCAGTACAAGCCCAACCGCGCGGCGCGCGCGCTCGTGACCAGCCGGTCGCGCACGATCGGCATCCTGTCGGCCTCGGGCACGCACTACGGGCCGGCCTCGAGCATCGCCGCGATCGAGTCGGCGGCGCGCGAGGCGGGGTACTGGGTCAGCACGGCGAACATCGAGTCGAGCGACGCGGGCTCGATCGCCGACGGGCTGGCGCACCTCGCCGCCCAAGGCATCGAGGGGCTCGTGGTCATCGCGCCCCAGGTGCGCGTGTTCGACACGCTCGCGCAGCTCTCGATCGACGTGCCGTACGTCTCGCTCCAGTCGACGGGCCGCGATCCCCAGCACGCGCTCTCGGTCGACCAGATCGCCGGGGCCCGCCTCGCCACGCGGCACCTGATCCAGCGCGGCCACCGGATGATCTACCACCTCGCGGGCCCGCAGGACTGGATCGAGGCCGAGGCCCGGATGCGCGGCTTCCTCGACGAGATGGGCGCACAGGACGTGCCCACGACCGCGCCGATCCTCGGCGACTGGACCGCCGACTTCGGCTACTACGCGGGGCGCGAGCTGCTCACGGTCCGCGACTTCACGGCGATCTTCTGCTCGAACGACCAGATGGCGCTCGGGGTCATGCACGCCGTGCGCGACGCGGGGCTCGACATCCCGCGCGACGTCTCGATCGTCGGCTTCGACGACATCCCCGAGGCCGCGCACTTCTGGCCGCCGCTGACCACCGTGCGGCAGGACTTCGCCGAGCTCGGCCGTCGGTGCGTCGCGCTGCTGCTGGGCGACCTCGACCCGTCGGCGCCTGAGTACCGCGGCACGATCGAGCCCGAGCTGATCGTGCGCGGGTCGGTCGGCGCGCCGGCGTTCTGA
- a CDS encoding cyclase family protein encodes MTEYRAVFDANIRFVNGGGLRAEGFRLDVPSRDLGEGELARLLVRHLGLALVGSVEFSNLDVVAEPHKGSRGVAESGIALAERAGAADAAPARAAAARGELVDLSHPIRDGLVTYPGIPAPTIVPHLTREASREHYAPGTEFEIDLITMAGNTGTYLDSPFHRYEHGGDLASLELATLVGLPAEVFHLADASERGIPAEVFFERELADAAVLLHTGWSRHFGTPAYAHGSPFLSEAGARHLADAGVALVGIDALNIDDTEGTGTRPAHSILLAAGIHVVEHLTGLDRVPARGARFTAVPPKVERFGTFPVRAFAELPVDV; translated from the coding sequence TTGACCGAGTACCGCGCCGTCTTCGACGCAAACATCCGCTTCGTGAACGGCGGGGGCCTTCGGGCCGAGGGGTTCCGACTGGACGTGCCGTCGCGCGATCTCGGCGAGGGTGAACTCGCCCGGCTCCTCGTGCGGCACCTGGGGCTCGCGCTCGTCGGCAGCGTCGAGTTCTCGAACCTCGACGTCGTCGCCGAGCCGCACAAGGGCTCGCGCGGTGTCGCGGAGTCCGGCATCGCGCTCGCAGAGCGCGCGGGGGCCGCGGATGCCGCGCCCGCCCGTGCCGCCGCGGCTCGCGGTGAACTGGTCGACCTCAGCCATCCCATCCGGGACGGGCTCGTGACCTACCCCGGCATCCCCGCGCCGACCATCGTGCCGCACCTCACCCGCGAGGCGTCGCGCGAGCACTACGCCCCGGGCACCGAGTTCGAGATCGACCTCATCACGATGGCGGGCAACACCGGGACCTACCTCGACAGCCCGTTCCACCGCTACGAGCACGGCGGCGACCTGGCGAGCCTCGAGCTCGCGACGCTCGTCGGCCTGCCCGCCGAGGTCTTCCACCTCGCGGATGCGTCGGAGCGCGGCATCCCCGCCGAGGTGTTCTTCGAGCGTGAGCTCGCCGACGCGGCCGTGCTGCTGCACACCGGCTGGAGCCGGCACTTCGGCACGCCGGCCTACGCCCACGGCTCACCCTTCCTCAGCGAGGCGGGCGCGCGGCACCTCGCCGACGCGGGCGTGGCGCTCGTGGGCATCGACGCGCTGAACATCGACGACACCGAGGGGACCGGGACCCGCCCGGCGCACTCGATCCTGCTCGCGGCCGGCATCCACGTGGTGGAGCACCTCACCGGCCTCGACCGGGTGCCGGCGCGCGGGGCGCGGTTCACCGCGGTGCCGCCCAAGGTCGAGCGGTTCGGCACGTTCCCGGTGCGCGCGTTCGCCGAGCTGCCCGTCGACGTGTGA
- a CDS encoding MFS transporter: MTDRTASAPSEPDAAVGGPLARPWRWLSIGMFSLIFLAAFEALAVTTVMPIVAADLDGRSLYAVAFSVPLAAGVVGMVIAGNWSDRSGPLPPLLAAAALFVSGLVIAGLAPNMPILVLGRFVHGLGGAAVTVPLYVIVARVYPAAVRARVFAGFAAAWVIPSIIGPAVAGFIAERLDWRWVFLGVIALVVPAGAMMLVPLLRVLDRVQGDPAVAWSGTRIAWAVVAAAAALALGLAKELPEPWRWLTAAAAIGVAILAVRPLVPPGTVRAARGMPATVLMRAIVAGAFFGSEIYLPYLLMERYEFSASLAGAVLTGAGISWAAASWLQGRLGERVSHADAVRIGAALLAVSLLAVLAVAAFSLPPLVAFAAWTLSGAAMGFMYPRFSVSVLEQSRQESQGFNSAALNIGEALGSAIALAITALVASVLGPEAFAAEFLVTAAIAIVGVLLASRVRPRM, encoded by the coding sequence GTGACCGACCGCACCGCCTCCGCGCCATCCGAGCCCGATGCCGCGGTCGGCGGCCCGCTCGCGAGGCCGTGGCGGTGGCTCTCGATCGGCATGTTCTCGCTGATCTTCCTGGCCGCGTTCGAGGCGCTCGCGGTGACGACCGTGATGCCGATCGTCGCGGCCGACCTCGACGGCCGGTCGCTCTACGCCGTCGCCTTCTCGGTGCCGCTCGCGGCCGGCGTGGTCGGCATGGTCATCGCGGGCAACTGGAGCGACCGCTCGGGGCCGTTGCCGCCGCTGCTCGCCGCCGCCGCGCTCTTCGTGAGCGGGCTCGTGATCGCCGGCCTCGCGCCGAACATGCCGATCCTGGTGCTCGGCCGCTTCGTGCACGGCCTGGGCGGCGCGGCCGTGACCGTGCCGCTCTACGTCATCGTGGCCCGGGTGTACCCGGCCGCCGTGCGCGCGCGGGTGTTCGCGGGCTTCGCCGCGGCGTGGGTGATCCCGTCGATCATCGGCCCCGCCGTCGCGGGATTCATCGCCGAGCGCCTCGACTGGCGGTGGGTGTTCCTCGGGGTCATCGCACTCGTGGTGCCCGCTGGCGCGATGATGCTCGTGCCGCTGCTGCGCGTGCTCGACCGCGTGCAGGGCGACCCCGCGGTCGCCTGGAGCGGCACGCGGATCGCGTGGGCGGTCGTGGCCGCGGCCGCGGCCCTCGCGCTCGGGCTCGCGAAGGAGCTGCCCGAGCCGTGGCGCTGGCTCACGGCCGCGGCGGCGATCGGCGTGGCGATCCTCGCCGTGCGCCCGCTCGTGCCGCCGGGCACGGTGCGGGCTGCGCGCGGGATGCCGGCGACCGTGCTCATGCGCGCCATCGTGGCAGGGGCGTTCTTCGGCAGCGAGATCTACCTGCCCTACCTGCTGATGGAGCGGTACGAGTTCTCGGCGAGCCTCGCGGGCGCGGTGCTGACCGGGGCCGGGATATCGTGGGCTGCCGCGTCGTGGCTGCAGGGCCGCCTGGGGGAGCGCGTGTCGCACGCCGATGCCGTGCGCATCGGGGCGGCGCTGCTCGCGGTCTCGCTGCTGGCGGTCCTCGCGGTGGCGGCGTTCTCGCTCCCCCCGCTGGTCGCGTTCGCGGCGTGGACGCTCTCGGGTGCGGCGATGGGGTTCATGTACCCGAGGTTCTCGGTGTCGGTGCTCGAGCAGTCGCGTCAGGAGTCGCAGGGGTTCAACAGCGCGGCCCTGAACATCGGCGAGGCGCTCGGCTCGGCGATCGCGCTCGCGATCACGGCCCTGGTCGCGAGCGTGCTCGGGCCGGAGGCGTTCGCCGCCGAGTTCCTCGTGACGGCCGCCATCGCGATCGTCGGCGTGCTGCTCGCGTCGCGCGTCCGTCCGCGCATGTGA
- a CDS encoding L-ribulose-5-phosphate 4-epimerase produces MTSFGPQIEVAIARVRADVARLHGELTRYGLVVWTGGNVSGRVPGADLFVIKPSGVSYDELAPENMILCDLDGAVIPGTPGSERAPSSDTAAHAYVYRNMPEVGGVVHTHSTYATAWAARGEEIPCVITAMADEFGGPIPIGPFAIIGDDSIGRGIVETLTGHRSRAVLMQNHGPFTIGANAKDAVKAAVMVEDVARTVHLAREAGPLIPIAQEAIDRLYDRYQNVYGQSIDSRRPAPN; encoded by the coding sequence GTGACCAGCTTCGGCCCGCAGATCGAGGTCGCGATCGCGCGTGTGCGTGCCGATGTCGCCCGTCTGCACGGCGAGTTGACGCGGTACGGCCTCGTCGTCTGGACGGGCGGCAACGTGTCGGGCCGGGTGCCGGGTGCGGACCTGTTCGTGATCAAGCCCTCGGGCGTGAGCTATGACGAGCTGGCGCCCGAGAACATGATCCTGTGCGACCTGGACGGCGCCGTGATCCCGGGCACGCCGGGCAGCGAGCGGGCTCCGTCGTCGGACACCGCGGCGCACGCGTACGTGTACCGGAACATGCCCGAGGTGGGCGGGGTCGTGCACACGCACTCGACGTACGCGACGGCGTGGGCCGCGCGCGGCGAGGAGATCCCGTGCGTGATCACGGCGATGGCCGACGAGTTCGGCGGCCCGATCCCGATCGGCCCGTTCGCGATCATCGGCGATGACTCGATCGGCCGCGGCATCGTGGAGACCCTCACGGGGCATCGGTCGCGGGCGGTGCTGATGCAGAACCACGGTCCGTTCACGATCGGCGCGAACGCCAAGGACGCGGTCAAGGCCGCGGTCATGGTCGAGGACGTGGCCCGCACGGTGCACCTGGCCCGCGAGGCCGGCCCGTTGATCCCGATCGCGCAGGAGGCGATCGACCGGTTGTACGACCGGTACCAGAACGTCTACGGACAGTCCATCGACTCCCGCAGACCCGCCCCCAACTGA
- a CDS encoding flavin reductase family protein yields the protein MRVEAARPGPHASARTEPISAYRRPVIPSLQTGAAPETHLFTAIEPSILYFGTPVVLITTTNPDGAPNLAPISSAWALGHTLVLGLGSDGQTVANLRERPELVVNVPSPGMWEQVERLAPLTGRSPVPASKPHGMRFEADKFAAAGVTSMPSATVAPPRVAECPLQLEGSAISITPGQAGGFVIVEVAVSMVHAATDIVVPGTNHIDPATWSPLIYNFRHYFGLSDQLGHSYRSDTPTTTRK from the coding sequence GTGCGCGTCGAGGCGGCTCGCCCCGGTCCTCATGCTTCGGCGCGGACCGAACCGATCAGCGCGTATCGTCGTCCGGTGATTCCTTCCCTCCAGACCGGCGCAGCTCCCGAAACCCACCTCTTCACGGCGATCGAGCCGAGCATCCTCTACTTCGGCACACCGGTCGTCCTGATCACGACCACCAATCCGGACGGGGCGCCCAACCTCGCGCCGATCTCCTCGGCATGGGCGCTCGGCCACACGCTCGTGCTCGGGCTCGGATCGGACGGACAGACCGTCGCGAATCTCCGCGAGCGGCCCGAGCTCGTCGTGAACGTGCCGTCACCGGGAATGTGGGAGCAGGTCGAGCGGCTCGCACCGCTGACCGGTCGTTCTCCGGTGCCGGCGTCCAAGCCTCACGGAATGCGGTTCGAGGCGGACAAGTTCGCGGCGGCCGGCGTGACGTCCATGCCATCGGCGACGGTCGCTCCGCCCCGGGTGGCGGAATGCCCGCTCCAGCTGGAAGGCTCCGCGATCAGCATCACTCCCGGCCAGGCGGGCGGGTTCGTGATCGTCGAAGTCGCCGTGAGCATGGTTCACGCAGCGACCGACATCGTCGTACCCGGAACGAACCACATCGACCCGGCGACATGGAGTCCGCTGATCTACAACTTCCGCCACTACTTCGGGCTCAGCGACCAGCTCGGCCACTCCTACCGTTCCGACACCCCGACCACCACGCGAAAGTGA
- the soxR gene encoding redox-sensitive transcriptional activator SoxR, translating to MPQLEPAGHAMISVGELSARSGVAISTLHFYEREGLLGSERDERNHRRYRRDALRRVTFIRVAQRVGIPLAEIRDALASLPAGRTPTKADWSRLSRRWRAALDARIADLEHLRDDLDGCIGCGCLSLRNCRLRNPDDALGATGTGPRVWEG from the coding sequence ATGCCGCAGCTCGAACCCGCGGGCCACGCGATGATCAGCGTGGGCGAGTTGTCGGCCCGCAGCGGCGTCGCGATCTCGACCCTGCACTTCTACGAGCGCGAGGGGCTGCTCGGGTCGGAACGCGACGAACGCAACCACCGGCGCTACCGCCGCGACGCGCTGCGCCGCGTCACGTTCATCCGCGTCGCCCAGCGCGTCGGCATCCCGCTCGCCGAGATCCGCGACGCGCTCGCCTCGCTGCCCGCGGGCCGCACGCCCACCAAGGCCGACTGGTCGCGGCTCTCCCGACGCTGGCGCGCGGCCCTCGACGCCCGCATCGCCGACCTCGAGCACCTGCGCGACGACCTCGACGGCTGCATCGGCTGCGGCTGCCTGAGCCTGCGGAACTGCCGCCTGCGCAACCCCGACGACGCGCTCGGCGCGACCGGCACGGGCCCCCGGGTGTGGGAGGGCTGA
- a CDS encoding slipin family protein, whose amino-acid sequence MSTGLIVTLIIVGVLAIVLLIMSIKVVKQYERGVVLRFGRLHGVREPGIRLIIPFVDVMTKVSLRIVTLPIQSQGIITKDNVSVGVSAVAYYRVTDAVKSVIAIENVQSAIDQIAQTTLRKVIGQHHLDETLSETAALNANIREILDVITADWGVEVTLVELKDILLPDSMKRAMAKQAEAEREKRAKIIAAEGEALAATRLGEASDTMMSHPLALQLRTLQTLVEVGVDKNTLVVVPAPLMSSIGDLATFLDREAAVSQVRAP is encoded by the coding sequence ATGTCGACGGGACTCATCGTGACCCTGATCATCGTCGGGGTGCTCGCGATCGTGCTGCTGATCATGTCGATCAAGGTCGTGAAGCAGTACGAGCGCGGGGTGGTGCTGCGCTTCGGCCGGCTGCACGGTGTGCGGGAGCCCGGCATCCGCCTCATCATCCCCTTCGTCGACGTGATGACGAAGGTGTCGCTGCGCATCGTCACGCTGCCGATCCAGTCGCAGGGCATCATCACGAAGGACAACGTGAGCGTGGGCGTCTCGGCGGTCGCGTACTACCGGGTGACCGACGCGGTGAAGTCGGTGATCGCGATCGAGAACGTGCAGTCGGCGATCGACCAGATCGCGCAGACCACGTTGCGCAAGGTGATCGGCCAGCACCACCTCGACGAGACGCTGTCCGAGACCGCGGCCCTGAACGCCAACATCCGCGAGATCCTCGACGTGATCACCGCCGACTGGGGCGTCGAGGTGACGCTCGTCGAGCTGAAGGACATCCTGCTGCCCGACTCGATGAAGCGGGCGATGGCCAAGCAGGCCGAGGCCGAGCGGGAGAAGCGCGCGAAGATCATCGCGGCCGAGGGCGAGGCGCTCGCCGCGACGCGGCTCGGCGAGGCGTCCGACACGATGATGTCGCATCCGCTCGCCCTGCAGTTGCGCACCCTGCAGACGCTCGTCGAGGTCGGCGTCGACAAGAACACGCTCGTGGTGGTGCCCGCGCCGCTCATGAGCTCGATCGGCGACCTGGCGACGTTCCTCGATCGGGAGGCGGCGGTGTCGCAGGTTCGGGCGCCGTGA
- a CDS encoding MFS transporter, whose product MTVDEASATGAIPAPPRARVLDPAHRWISIGMCALVFLAAFESMAVTAVMPAVAAELDGQALYALAFAGPLAVSVIGMIVAGNAADRGCPRLALFASVALFVAGLLIAGTATGMWQLVIGRLVHGLGGGGLTVALYVIVARVIPAALQPSLFAGFAAAWVVPSLVGPFISGVVADGVGWQWVFLGVVGLVVPALAMVVPSLRRMRVEVPAQRPPWRVSRIAWATLAGVAVLVLNLSTEASGWAGWMVPLAAVVVIAVAVRPMVPRGTLRAVPGLPATVLTRATLSGAFFGAQVYLPLLLTGEPYRLSTAMAGLVLTLSGVAWAIASQVQGRNPERLSHEACLRIGLALLGVAIAGSLVATILGLPPVAFMLTWSLAGAGMGIMYPRTTVIGLQSSSAENQGFISSAMTVADALGAAVTIALSALVFALLLPLGAVTAVAGGIAVALGVWAAGLFTGLRARVEAPEAAALEIG is encoded by the coding sequence ATGACCGTCGACGAAGCGAGCGCCACCGGCGCGATCCCGGCGCCGCCACGAGCGCGCGTGCTCGACCCCGCCCACCGCTGGATCAGCATCGGCATGTGCGCCCTCGTGTTCCTCGCGGCGTTCGAGTCGATGGCTGTGACGGCCGTCATGCCGGCCGTCGCCGCCGAGCTCGACGGGCAGGCGCTCTACGCGCTCGCCTTCGCCGGGCCCCTCGCGGTCAGCGTGATCGGCATGATCGTCGCGGGCAACGCCGCCGACCGCGGCTGCCCGCGCCTCGCCCTCTTCGCCTCGGTCGCGCTGTTCGTCGCCGGGCTGCTCATCGCGGGCACCGCGACCGGCATGTGGCAGCTCGTCATCGGACGGCTCGTGCACGGCCTCGGCGGCGGCGGGCTCACGGTCGCGCTGTACGTGATCGTCGCGCGGGTCATCCCGGCGGCGCTGCAGCCGAGCCTGTTCGCCGGGTTCGCGGCCGCGTGGGTCGTGCCCTCGCTCGTCGGCCCGTTCATCTCGGGTGTCGTGGCCGACGGCGTGGGGTGGCAGTGGGTGTTCCTCGGCGTCGTCGGGCTCGTCGTGCCGGCGCTCGCGATGGTCGTGCCGAGCCTGCGCCGCATGCGCGTGGAGGTCCCGGCGCAGCGCCCGCCGTGGCGCGTCTCGCGCATCGCGTGGGCGACGCTCGCCGGCGTCGCGGTGCTCGTGCTCAACCTCTCGACCGAGGCATCCGGGTGGGCGGGCTGGATGGTGCCGCTCGCCGCCGTCGTGGTGATCGCGGTCGCCGTGCGCCCGATGGTGCCGCGCGGCACGCTTCGCGCCGTGCCGGGGCTGCCCGCGACGGTGCTCACGCGCGCCACGCTCTCAGGCGCGTTCTTCGGCGCGCAGGTCTACCTGCCGCTGCTCCTCACGGGCGAGCCGTACCGGTTGAGCACCGCCATGGCCGGACTCGTGCTCACGCTGAGCGGGGTCGCCTGGGCGATCGCGTCGCAGGTGCAGGGCCGGAACCCCGAGCGCCTGAGCCACGAGGCGTGCCTGCGCATCGGGCTCGCGCTGCTCGGCGTCGCGATCGCCGGGTCGCTCGTCGCGACGATCCTCGGGCTGCCGCCCGTCGCGTTCATGCTTACGTGGTCGCTCGCCGGCGCGGGCATGGGGATCATGTACCCGCGCACGACCGTCATCGGGCTCCAGTCCTCGAGCGCCGAGAACCAGGGCTTCATCAGCTCGGCGATGACCGTCGCCGACGCCCTCGGCGCGGCCGTGACCATCGCGCTCTCGGCCCTCGTCTTCGCGTTGCTCCTCCCGCTCGGCGCGGTGACCGCCGTCGCGGGCGGCATCGCGGTCGCCCTCGGCGTGTGGGCGGCCGGGCTGTTCACGGGTCTCCGGGCCCGCGTCGAGGCGCCCGAGGCAGCCGCGCTCGAGATCGGCTGA